A stretch of Apis cerana isolate GH-2021 linkage group LG1, AcerK_1.0, whole genome shotgun sequence DNA encodes these proteins:
- the LOC108004268 gene encoding NEDD8-conjugating enzyme Ubc12: MIKLFSLKQAKKDGESPKAGTQKKASAAQLRITKDINELNLPKTCGTEFPDPDDLLSFKLIICPDEGFYRGGRFVFSFKVGPNYPHEPPKVKCETQVYHPNIDLDGNVCLNILREDWKPVLTINSIVYGLQYLFLEPNPEDPLNKDAAEVLQNNRRAFEQNVAKAMRGGYVGAFYFERCLK; encoded by the exons atgatcaaattattttcattaaaacagGCGAAAAAGGATGGCGAGTCACCGAAAGCTGGCACCCAAAAAAAAGCATCTGCAGCGCAACTAAGAATCACAAAAG atataaatgaacTCAATCTTCCAAAAACATGTGGGACAGAGTTTCCTGATCCAGATGATCTTCTTAGCTTTAAGCTAATTATTTGTCCAGATGAG ggATTTTATAGAGGTGGTAGATTTGTTTTCAGTTTCAAAGTTGGACCAAATTATCCACATGAACCACCTAAAGTAAAATGTGAAACACAAGTTTATCATCCTAATATTGATTTAGATGGCAATgtatgtttgaatattttaagagaAGATTGGAAACCAGTCCTTACAATTAATTCTATTGTTTATGGAttacaatatcttttcttg gaaCCAAATCCAGAAGATCCATTGAATAAAGATGCCGCAGAAGTCCTTCAAAATAATAGGAGAGCATTTGAGCAGAATGTAGCAAAAGCAATGAGAGGTGGATATGTTGGCGCGTTTTATTTCGAACGGTGTCTCAAGTGA
- the LOC108004264 gene encoding FAS-associated factor 1 isoform X1, with the protein MAGVRDEILANFQACTGIDDVGDAIKYLEESNWDLLVAVNQAMLRSTQQLPSEISPDIEMIEEIERMPQSHSFSSQTNCDSKNNSIMEVTENSKPGTSKSKTCERERTLTFHVNHLNNEYEINLSEFSSLKDLKQLIWVQTNVPPCQQRLYGWKKEPKSDYRSLQSLDLPKENTLYMSPITEDVDLTTDIVSLSKRMTQTYTLNIRDEINKETYNLKFPGTNTVLDVKSGIYSLTAVPVRNQQWKGWPNSVKNDNVMLAQSGISYPEHDLSVNELPMKEEKKDVIDLIESDSSIDEDDIEDDIFVDNVRSTKTQRLMPENVADETIGTMHFAEEFEKRYGPAHPEFFTGTFKDAVKESCLKPAKERKLLAVYLHHDNSVLANVCCTQLLSCEAVLQVLSANFIVWGWDITFESNKQKFLSSVKQTLGSFATLAMENIDVDTLPALVIIMRARSITEMFTVIHANVGVNELLTNLIHVVEVFQEQRRTDIGVEEERQARERVKQEQDRAYQESLAADRAKEEAKQMQEELEKQRKEQAENERLAEEARKEAHRQAVESSLPPEPQQGTGDGVLKVRVRLPAGKFLERRFQSDTPLQTLLNFLIVEGYPTEEYKVLCSWPRRDLTSMDSKLTLMDLKFCPQETVILEER; encoded by the exons ATGGCTGGAGTCCGGGATGAAATTTTAGCTAACTTTCAG GCATGTACAGGAATTGATGATGTTGGTGATgccattaaatatttagaagaatCAAATTGGGATTTattg gTAGCAGTAAATCAAGCTATGCTTCGTAGTACACAACAATTACCTTCTGAAATAAGTCCAGATATAGAAATgatagaagaaattgaaagaatgcCACAATCACATTCATTTTCATCTCAAACTAATTgtgattctaaaaataattccataatGGAAGTAACAGAAAATTCAAAACCAGGAACAAGTAAATCTAAAACTTGTGAAAGAGAAAGGACACTTACATTCCATGTTAATCatcttaataatgaatatgaaataaatttatctgaattttcatctttaa aagatCTCAAACAACTTATATGGGTACAAACAAATGTCCCACCTTGCCAACAACGTCTTTatggatggaaaaaagaaCCAAAATCAGATTATAGATCATTACAATCATTAGATTTACCAaaagaaaatactttatatatgtCTCCTATAACAGAAGATGTTGATTTAACAACTGATAT tGTGAGTTTATCAAAACGAATGACTCAAACATATACTTTAAACATAAGAGATGAAATAAACAAGGaaacatataatttgaaatttcctgGAACAAATACAGTTTTGGATGTAAAATCtggtatttattcattaacagCTGTTCCAGTTCGAAATCAACAATGGAAAGGCTGGCCAAATTcagtaaaaaatgataatgttaTGTTAGCCCAAAGTGGAATTTCTTATCCAGAACATGATTTATCTGTAAATGAACTTCccatgaaagaagaaaaaaag gATGTCATAGATTTAATTGAAAGTGATAGTTCAATAGATGAAGATGATATAGaagatgatatttttgtaGATAATGTCAGATCTACAAAAACTCAACGTCTTA TGCCAGAAAATGTAGCAGATGAAACAATAGGTACAATGCATTTTGcagaagaatttgaaaaacgaTATGGACCAGCACATCCAGAATTTTTTACTGGTACATTTAAAGATGCAGTTAAAGAATCATGTTTAAAGCCAGCAAAAGAG AGAAAATTATTAGCTGTATATTTACATCATGATAATAGTGTACTAGCAAATGTATGTTGCACACAATTATTAAGTTGTGAAGCTGTACTTCAAGTTTTATCTGCAAATTTCATAGTATGGGGTTGGGATATTACATTTGAATCTAATaaacaaaa atttctttCATCTGTAAAACAAACATTAGGATCATTTGCAACATTAGCTATGGAAAATATAGATGTCGATACTTTACCTGCTCTTGTAATTATAATGAGAGCTAGATCCATTACAGAAATGTTTACAGTAATACATGCCAATGTGGgagtaaatgaattattaactaatttaattcatgTTGTTGAAGTATTTcag gaACAAAGACGTACCGATATTGGTGTTGAAGAAGAAAGACAAGCTAGAGAAAGAGTAAAACAAGAACAAGATAGAGCATATCAGGAAAGTTTAGCTGCAGAtag agcaAAAGAAGAAGCAAAACAAATGcaagaagaattagaaaagCAACGAAAAGAACAAGCAGAAAACGAAAGGTTGGCTGAAGAAGCAAGAAAAGAAGCTCATAGACAGGCGGTAGAATCGAGTTTACCACCTGAACCACAACAAGGAACTGGTGATGGAGTGTTAAAAGTACGAGTACGGCTTCCAgctggaaaatttttagagCGCAGATTTCAATCTGATACACCTCTACAAACACTTCTTAACTTTCTCATTGTGGAAGGTTATCCAACAGAAGAATACAAAGTTCTGTGTAGTTGGCCTCGAAGGGAT TTAACATCTATGGATTCAAAACTCACTCTTATGGATTTAAAATTCTGTCCTCAAGAAACAGTAATTTTAGAAGAACGATAA
- the LOC108004264 gene encoding FAS-associated factor 1 isoform X2, with product MAGVRDEILANFQACTGIDDVGDAIKYLEESNWDLLVAVNQAMLRSTQQLPSEISPDIEMIEEIERMPQSHSFSSQTNCDSKNNSIMEVTENSKPGTSKSKTCERERTLTFHVNHLNNEYEINLSEFSSLKDLKQLIWVQTNVPPCQQRLYGWKKEPKSDYRSLQSLDLPKENTLYMSPITEDVDLTTDIVSLSKRMTQTYTLNIRDEINKETYNLKFPGTNTVLDVKSGIYSLTAVPVRNQQWKGWPNSVKNDNVMLAQSGISYPEHDLSVNELPMKEEKKDVIDLIESDSSIDEDDIEDDIFVDNVRSTKTQRLMPENVADETIGTMHFAEEFEKRYGPAHPEFFTGTFKDAVKESCLKPAKERKLLAVYLHHDNSVLANVCCTQLLSCEAVLQVLSANFIVWGWDITFESNKQKFLSSVKQTLGSFATLAMENIDVDTLPALVIIMRARSITEMFTVIHANVGVNELLTNLIHVVEVFQEQRRTDIGVEEERQARERVKQEQDRAYQESLAADRAKEEAKQMQEELEKQRKEQAENERLAEEARKEAHRQAVESSLPPEPQQGTGDGVLKVRVRLPAGKFLERRFQSDTPLQTLLNFLIVEGYPTEEYKVLCSWPRRDVSR from the exons ATGGCTGGAGTCCGGGATGAAATTTTAGCTAACTTTCAG GCATGTACAGGAATTGATGATGTTGGTGATgccattaaatatttagaagaatCAAATTGGGATTTattg gTAGCAGTAAATCAAGCTATGCTTCGTAGTACACAACAATTACCTTCTGAAATAAGTCCAGATATAGAAATgatagaagaaattgaaagaatgcCACAATCACATTCATTTTCATCTCAAACTAATTgtgattctaaaaataattccataatGGAAGTAACAGAAAATTCAAAACCAGGAACAAGTAAATCTAAAACTTGTGAAAGAGAAAGGACACTTACATTCCATGTTAATCatcttaataatgaatatgaaataaatttatctgaattttcatctttaa aagatCTCAAACAACTTATATGGGTACAAACAAATGTCCCACCTTGCCAACAACGTCTTTatggatggaaaaaagaaCCAAAATCAGATTATAGATCATTACAATCATTAGATTTACCAaaagaaaatactttatatatgtCTCCTATAACAGAAGATGTTGATTTAACAACTGATAT tGTGAGTTTATCAAAACGAATGACTCAAACATATACTTTAAACATAAGAGATGAAATAAACAAGGaaacatataatttgaaatttcctgGAACAAATACAGTTTTGGATGTAAAATCtggtatttattcattaacagCTGTTCCAGTTCGAAATCAACAATGGAAAGGCTGGCCAAATTcagtaaaaaatgataatgttaTGTTAGCCCAAAGTGGAATTTCTTATCCAGAACATGATTTATCTGTAAATGAACTTCccatgaaagaagaaaaaaag gATGTCATAGATTTAATTGAAAGTGATAGTTCAATAGATGAAGATGATATAGaagatgatatttttgtaGATAATGTCAGATCTACAAAAACTCAACGTCTTA TGCCAGAAAATGTAGCAGATGAAACAATAGGTACAATGCATTTTGcagaagaatttgaaaaacgaTATGGACCAGCACATCCAGAATTTTTTACTGGTACATTTAAAGATGCAGTTAAAGAATCATGTTTAAAGCCAGCAAAAGAG AGAAAATTATTAGCTGTATATTTACATCATGATAATAGTGTACTAGCAAATGTATGTTGCACACAATTATTAAGTTGTGAAGCTGTACTTCAAGTTTTATCTGCAAATTTCATAGTATGGGGTTGGGATATTACATTTGAATCTAATaaacaaaa atttctttCATCTGTAAAACAAACATTAGGATCATTTGCAACATTAGCTATGGAAAATATAGATGTCGATACTTTACCTGCTCTTGTAATTATAATGAGAGCTAGATCCATTACAGAAATGTTTACAGTAATACATGCCAATGTGGgagtaaatgaattattaactaatttaattcatgTTGTTGAAGTATTTcag gaACAAAGACGTACCGATATTGGTGTTGAAGAAGAAAGACAAGCTAGAGAAAGAGTAAAACAAGAACAAGATAGAGCATATCAGGAAAGTTTAGCTGCAGAtag agcaAAAGAAGAAGCAAAACAAATGcaagaagaattagaaaagCAACGAAAAGAACAAGCAGAAAACGAAAGGTTGGCTGAAGAAGCAAGAAAAGAAGCTCATAGACAGGCGGTAGAATCGAGTTTACCACCTGAACCACAACAAGGAACTGGTGATGGAGTGTTAAAAGTACGAGTACGGCTTCCAgctggaaaatttttagagCGCAGATTTCAATCTGATACACCTCTACAAACACTTCTTAACTTTCTCATTGTGGAAGGTTATCCAACAGAAGAATACAAAGTTCTGTGTAGTTGGCCTCGAAGGGATGTAAGTAGATGA